In Sphingobium sp. B2D3C, a genomic segment contains:
- a CDS encoding metal-dependent hydrolase, which produces MPTIFSHAAISLFTGGALGRRRIAPALAIIGGALAALPDLDVIGFPLGIGYASKWGHRGFTHSLAFAFGVVGLIALVWPRARRPAAFAFLFACAVSHPLLDMLTDGGQGVMLLWPFDHQRLFLDWQPIRVSPIGARFFSARGLETVYSELLLIWLPGLAMMTAAWLWRRWRRLKAKSSHKRP; this is translated from the coding sequence CGGCGGTGCGCTGGGCCGGCGCCGGATTGCGCCAGCCCTTGCGATCATCGGGGGTGCGCTCGCTGCCCTGCCGGACCTCGATGTGATCGGCTTTCCCCTCGGCATCGGCTATGCCAGCAAATGGGGGCATCGAGGCTTTACCCATTCGCTGGCGTTTGCATTCGGCGTGGTCGGCCTGATCGCGCTGGTCTGGCCGCGCGCGCGACGTCCAGCGGCCTTTGCCTTTCTGTTCGCCTGCGCAGTGTCCCATCCTCTGCTCGATATGCTGACCGACGGAGGGCAGGGCGTGATGCTGTTATGGCCGTTCGACCATCAGCGGCTGTTCCTCGACTGGCAGCCGATCCGCGTCTCTCCGATCGGCGCGCGCTTTTTTTCGGCACGCGGGCTGGAGACGGTCTACTCCGAACTGCTGCTGATCTGGCTGCCCGGACTGGCGATGATGACCGCCGCGTGGCTTTGGCGCCGCTGGCGCCGCCTCAAAGCAAAGTCGTCCCACAAGCGCCCATAA
- a CDS encoding DUF1153 domain-containing protein: protein MIENQKIRPAQVVGPLGEPLTLDSLPPPSTTRWVVRRKAEVVAAVNGGLLTVDEACARYDLTLEEFASWQRAVDRSGMPGLRVTRIQHYKSLYERQQRF from the coding sequence ATGATCGAGAACCAGAAGATTCGCCCTGCTCAAGTCGTCGGCCCTCTCGGTGAGCCGCTGACGCTTGACTCGCTGCCGCCGCCATCGACCACGCGTTGGGTCGTTCGGCGCAAGGCGGAAGTCGTGGCGGCCGTCAATGGCGGCCTGCTGACAGTGGACGAAGCCTGTGCGCGTTACGATCTGACGCTCGAGGAATTCGCCAGCTGGCAGCGCGCGGTGGACCGGTCCGGCATGCCGGGGCTGCGGGTCACGCGGATCCAGCATTACAAGTCGCTTTACGAGCGCCAACAGCGCTTCTGA
- the mnmA gene encoding tRNA 2-thiouridine(34) synthase MnmA — MDGLFQLPTPLQGKRIVVAMSGGVDSSVVAALAARSGAETIGITLQLYDHGAAVGRTGSCCAGQDIRDARAVADKLGIAHYVFDYESRFRESVMDRFADEYLAGRTPIPCVRCNMGVKFTDLFALARDLGADCLATGHYVRRVEGPAGAELHRAVDPARDQSYFLFATTQDQLDYLRFPLGGMEKPVVRQIAAELGLGVALKPDSQDICFVPDGDYAGVVRKIRPEADDAGEIVHIDGRVLGPHKGLIHYTVGQRRGLEIGGLAEPLYVVRLDAAQRRVIVGPKAALAVRAARLDEINWLGGTFRGSLSAKVRSMARPVPARLDGDRLIFESEEFGVAPGQAAVLYDGDRVLGGGWIAETEGAEMAIA, encoded by the coding sequence ATGGACGGACTTTTTCAGCTTCCAACGCCTCTGCAGGGCAAGCGCATCGTCGTTGCCATGTCCGGCGGCGTGGATTCCAGCGTCGTCGCGGCGCTGGCCGCACGCTCGGGCGCGGAAACGATCGGCATCACGCTGCAGCTATACGATCATGGCGCCGCCGTGGGGCGGACGGGAAGCTGCTGCGCCGGGCAGGATATTCGCGATGCGCGGGCGGTCGCGGACAAGCTCGGCATCGCGCATTATGTCTTCGATTATGAAAGCCGCTTCCGCGAAAGCGTGATGGACCGCTTCGCTGATGAGTATCTGGCCGGCCGCACGCCGATTCCGTGTGTCCGCTGCAATATGGGCGTCAAGTTCACCGACCTGTTCGCGCTGGCCCGCGATCTGGGTGCTGATTGCCTGGCCACCGGCCATTATGTCCGGCGCGTTGAAGGCCCGGCCGGGGCTGAGTTGCATCGCGCTGTCGATCCGGCGCGGGACCAGAGCTATTTTCTGTTCGCCACGACGCAGGATCAGCTCGATTATCTGCGCTTTCCCCTCGGCGGCATGGAAAAGCCGGTCGTCCGGCAGATCGCGGCAGAACTGGGGCTGGGCGTCGCGCTCAAGCCGGACAGTCAGGACATCTGCTTCGTGCCGGATGGCGACTATGCCGGCGTGGTGCGGAAAATCCGGCCCGAAGCCGATGATGCGGGGGAGATCGTCCATATCGATGGCCGCGTGCTGGGGCCGCACAAGGGCCTGATCCATTATACAGTCGGCCAGCGGCGTGGGCTGGAGATCGGCGGCCTCGCAGAACCGCTCTATGTCGTGCGGCTTGATGCAGCGCAGCGCCGGGTGATCGTCGGGCCGAAGGCGGCACTGGCCGTGCGCGCCGCGCGCCTTGACGAGATCAACTGGCTCGGCGGGACGTTCCGTGGAAGCTTGAGCGCCAAGGTGCGGTCCATGGCCCGTCCCGTTCCCGCCCGCCTGGATGGCGACCGGCTGATCTTCGAGAGCGAAGAATTTGGCGTGGCGCCGGGTCAGGCGGCAGTGCTCTACGATGGCGACCGAGTGCTCGGTGGCGGCTGGATCGCGGAAACGGAAGGCGCGGAGATGGCCATCGCATAA
- a CDS encoding MFS transporter, with the protein MSESKRLRIGSMMTFYVAQGLPLGLFLTAVAAWLASNQMPPAAIASLVATAYLPWSFKFIGAALMDRYAYLPMGRRRAWLIGSQAVILIGLTVAAIAAPEPQDLGLITVLGVLIFSGGAIQDVAVDGLAVDILPDEEQGTASAFMFGGQALGMAIGGAMGGYLLQHYSAAIAFAAFLPFNAGFLLLALVLRERPGEKLLPWTKGRASAEALSAHGLPWLRILAITFRSMIKRDSLVLLAASVLGRAVGGAFTAFWPVFATTQANFSTSSYSGMVATVGLLVSISCMGVGSLLVGKIGPRRATVITYAGYAVMSLVFLVSPEVAMIGTVFVLLSIGREATDILTSISSNPLRMRLSDKRVGATQFTIYNSLSNLPVALGASLYAWIYGASGLAWLMVILIAMTVLSCIIFAMLRIGEVADTPASNEDDLIPVIN; encoded by the coding sequence TTGAGCGAGAGCAAGCGGCTGCGCATCGGCAGCATGATGACCTTCTATGTGGCGCAGGGGCTTCCGCTCGGGCTTTTCCTGACCGCGGTGGCAGCCTGGCTTGCCTCCAACCAGATGCCGCCTGCCGCCATCGCCTCGCTGGTGGCGACCGCCTATCTGCCGTGGAGCTTCAAGTTCATCGGTGCGGCGCTCATGGATCGTTATGCCTATCTGCCGATGGGGCGGCGGCGCGCCTGGCTGATCGGGTCGCAGGCCGTCATTCTGATCGGCCTCACCGTCGCCGCGATTGCTGCGCCGGAGCCGCAGGATCTCGGCCTCATCACCGTGCTCGGCGTGCTGATCTTCTCCGGCGGCGCCATTCAGGACGTGGCGGTCGATGGCCTCGCGGTCGATATCCTCCCGGATGAAGAGCAGGGAACGGCCAGCGCCTTCATGTTCGGCGGGCAGGCGCTGGGCATGGCCATTGGTGGCGCGATGGGGGGCTATCTGCTCCAGCATTATAGCGCGGCGATCGCCTTTGCCGCCTTCCTTCCCTTCAATGCCGGCTTCCTGCTGCTCGCTCTTGTGCTGCGCGAGCGGCCGGGCGAGAAGCTGCTGCCTTGGACAAAAGGCCGGGCCTCGGCCGAAGCGCTGAGCGCCCACGGCCTGCCTTGGCTGCGCATCCTCGCCATCACCTTCCGCTCGATGATCAAGCGCGACAGTCTGGTGCTGCTCGCCGCCAGCGTGCTCGGCCGCGCGGTGGGCGGGGCGTTCACCGCCTTCTGGCCGGTCTTCGCGACGACACAGGCGAATTTCAGCACCAGCAGCTATTCGGGGATGGTCGCCACGGTCGGCCTGCTGGTGTCCATCTCCTGCATGGGCGTCGGCTCCCTCCTCGTCGGGAAGATCGGCCCGCGCCGCGCCACGGTCATCACCTATGCCGGCTATGCGGTCATGTCGCTGGTCTTCCTGGTCTCGCCGGAGGTCGCGATGATCGGCACCGTCTTCGTGCTGCTCTCCATCGGGCGCGAGGCGACGGACATTCTGACGTCGATCAGCTCCAACCCGCTGCGGATGCGCCTGTCCGACAAGCGGGTCGGCGCCACCCAGTTCACGATCTATAATTCGCTGTCCAACCTGCCGGTCGCGCTGGGCGCCAGCCTTTATGCGTGGATCTATGGCGCGAGCGGCCTTGCCTGGCTGATGGTCATCCTGATCGCGATGACGGTGCTGAGCTGCATCATCTTCGCCATGCTGCGAATCGGTGAAGTGGCCGACACGCCCGCCTCCAATGAGGACGACCTCATCCCGGTGATTAACTAG
- a CDS encoding alpha/beta hydrolase, whose product MAGRMQQDIAADKTVDGREMAYGRDPAQTLAFWPAVGQTSAPVPLVIFVHGGGWQHGNKTNATGQRKVAHLTAQGYALASIDYRLVPQATVEQQAADVASALAYVIANADKLNIDPRRIVLMGHSAGAHLVALVGTDPRYLREAGLAPDAAAGIVALDGAAYDVPAQMKSGPRIMGKTYTEAFGNDPARQRALSPTLHAAAPNAPAFLIFHVDREDGTAQARALAEALRKAGTPVQVDRFEGKGLQGHMEINRRLGDPDYPATPVLDKWLKALFAR is encoded by the coding sequence ATGGCCGGGCGGATGCAGCAGGATATCGCAGCCGACAAGACGGTGGACGGGCGCGAGATGGCCTATGGGCGCGATCCGGCGCAGACCCTCGCCTTCTGGCCCGCTGTTGGGCAGACGTCCGCGCCGGTGCCACTCGTCATCTTCGTGCATGGCGGCGGATGGCAGCATGGCAACAAAACCAATGCCACGGGCCAGCGCAAGGTCGCGCATCTGACGGCGCAGGGCTATGCGCTCGCCTCCATCGACTACCGGCTGGTGCCGCAGGCGACGGTCGAGCAGCAAGCGGCGGATGTGGCCAGCGCACTCGCCTATGTCATCGCCAACGCGGACAAGCTGAACATCGACCCCCGGCGGATCGTGCTGATGGGGCATAGCGCGGGCGCGCATCTCGTCGCATTGGTGGGCACGGACCCGCGCTATCTGCGCGAGGCCGGTCTGGCACCAGATGCCGCCGCCGGCATCGTGGCGCTGGATGGCGCCGCATATGACGTGCCGGCCCAAATGAAGTCCGGGCCGCGCATCATGGGCAAGACCTACACAGAGGCCTTCGGCAACGATCCGGCCCGGCAGCGGGCTCTATCTCCGACGCTGCACGCCGCTGCGCCCAATGCGCCGGCCTTCCTCATCTTCCATGTCGACCGCGAGGATGGCACCGCGCAGGCCCGCGCGCTGGCCGAGGCTCTGCGAAAGGCCGGAACGCCGGTGCAGGTCGACCGGTTCGAGGGCAAAGGCCTGCAGGGCCACATGGAAATCAATCGCCGGCTGGGCGACCCGGATTATCCCGCCACGCCGGTGCTCGACAAGTGGCTCAAGGCGCTCTTCGCGCGCTGA
- a CDS encoding adenylosuccinate synthase yields the protein MANVTVIGAQWGDEGKGKIVDWLASRADCVVRFQGGHNAGHTLVVGEQVYKISLVPSGIVTGTLSIIGNGVVLDPWALKAEIEKLQGQGVHVTRDNFAVADNCPLILPIHRDLDGLRETAAGKGKIGTTGRGIGPAYEDKVGRRAIRVCDLAHLDSLEPQLDRLCAHHDALRAGFGEPPIDRAKLIADLREIAPFVLQFAEPVWKRLRDVRKGGKRILFEGAQGVLLDVDHGTYPFVTSSNTVSGTVASGSGMGPNAAGFVLGIVKAYTTRVGSGPFPTELEDETGERLGQRGHEFGTVTARKRRCGWFDAVLVRQTCALSGVTGIALTKIDVLDGFETIKICTGYRLNGEIIDYLPAHAADQAAVEPVYEEMDGWEGTTVGARSWADLPAQAIKYIRRIEELIECPVASVSTSPQREDTILVRDPFED from the coding sequence ATGGCAAATGTAACCGTGATCGGCGCCCAATGGGGCGATGAAGGCAAAGGCAAGATTGTCGATTGGCTGGCCAGCCGCGCCGATTGCGTCGTGCGCTTCCAGGGCGGTCACAATGCCGGGCACACGCTCGTCGTCGGCGAGCAGGTCTACAAGATCAGTCTCGTGCCCTCCGGCATCGTCACTGGCACGCTCTCCATCATCGGCAATGGCGTGGTGCTCGATCCCTGGGCGCTCAAGGCCGAGATCGAGAAGCTGCAGGGACAGGGCGTGCATGTGACGCGCGACAATTTCGCCGTCGCCGACAATTGCCCGCTCATCCTGCCGATCCACCGTGATCTCGATGGCCTGCGCGAGACGGCCGCCGGCAAGGGCAAGATCGGCACCACGGGCCGTGGCATCGGCCCGGCTTATGAAGACAAGGTCGGCCGCCGTGCGATCCGGGTCTGCGATCTCGCTCATCTTGATTCGCTGGAGCCGCAGCTCGATCGGCTCTGCGCCCATCATGATGCGCTGCGCGCCGGCTTTGGCGAGCCGCCCATCGATCGGGCCAAGCTGATCGCCGATCTGCGCGAGATCGCGCCGTTCGTGCTGCAGTTCGCCGAGCCGGTGTGGAAGCGCCTGCGCGATGTGCGCAAGGGCGGCAAGCGCATCCTGTTCGAGGGCGCGCAAGGCGTTCTGCTCGACGTGGACCACGGCACCTACCCGTTCGTCACCAGCTCCAACACGGTGAGCGGTACGGTCGCCTCGGGCTCCGGCATGGGGCCGAACGCGGCGGGCTTCGTGCTGGGGATCGTGAAGGCCTACACTACCCGCGTCGGTTCCGGCCCGTTCCCCACCGAGCTGGAGGACGAAACCGGCGAACGCCTCGGCCAGCGCGGCCATGAATTTGGCACCGTCACGGCCCGCAAGCGCCGCTGCGGCTGGTTCGACGCGGTGCTGGTCCGCCAGACCTGCGCGCTTTCGGGCGTCACGGGCATTGCCCTCACCAAGATCGACGTGCTCGACGGGTTCGAGACGATCAAGATCTGCACCGGCTACAGGCTGAATGGCGAAATCATCGATTATTTGCCTGCGCACGCGGCCGATCAGGCCGCAGTCGAGCCGGTGTATGAGGAAATGGACGGCTGGGAAGGCACCACCGTCGGCGCGCGCTCCTGGGCGGACCTGCCTGCGCAGGCCATCAAATATATCCGCCGCATCGAAGAGCTGATCGAATGCCCGGTCGCCAGCGTCTCAACCTCGCCACAGCGTGAGGACACGATCCTGGTGCGCGATCCGTTCGAGGATTGA
- a CDS encoding GIY-YIG nuclease family protein produces the protein MSFWVYMLHCYGGAFYVGHTDDIEHRINQHQAGEIAGFTRDRRPLKLVWSEQFSTRIEALEMERKLKGWSRTKKMALIRGDWETIARLAKGRKNSPSTSSGRTDV, from the coding sequence ATGTCGTTCTGGGTTTACATGCTGCATTGTTATGGCGGCGCATTTTATGTGGGCCATACCGATGATATTGAGCACCGCATCAATCAGCACCAGGCCGGCGAAATTGCTGGGTTTACCCGAGACCGGCGACCGTTGAAGCTCGTCTGGTCTGAGCAGTTCTCAACCCGGATTGAGGCGCTGGAAATGGAACGTAAACTTAAGGGCTGGTCTCGGACGAAGAAGATGGCTCTCATTCGTGGCGATTGGGAGACAATCGCCCGCCTCGCCAAAGGCCGGAAGAACAGCCCTTCGACAAGCTCAGGGCGAACGGATGTGTAG
- the hisG gene encoding ATP phosphoribosyltransferase, whose amino-acid sequence MSRSITFAIPKGRILEEALPLLARAGIEPEAEFHKKESRALRFATNVEGLSIIRVRAFDVATFVAHGAAQVGIVGSDVIAEFGYSELYAPVDLDIGHCRLSVAEPADAVPEVLGAASHVRVATKYPHLTRAHYEALGVQAECVKLNGAMELAPSLGLARRIVDLVSSGATLKANGLVETAKIMDISARLIVNRAAMKMRAAELVPMVERFRAAVEASRAA is encoded by the coding sequence ATGAGCCGCTCCATCACATTCGCCATTCCCAAGGGACGCATTCTCGAAGAGGCCCTGCCGCTGCTGGCGCGCGCGGGCATCGAGCCCGAGGCGGAGTTCCATAAGAAGGAAAGCCGGGCGCTGCGGTTCGCGACCAATGTCGAGGGCCTGTCCATCATCCGCGTGCGCGCGTTCGATGTGGCGACCTTCGTCGCGCATGGCGCGGCGCAGGTCGGCATCGTGGGATCGGACGTGATCGCCGAGTTCGGCTATTCCGAGCTTTATGCGCCGGTCGATCTCGATATTGGCCATTGCCGCCTGTCTGTCGCCGAGCCGGCCGATGCGGTGCCCGAGGTGCTCGGGGCGGCCAGCCATGTCCGCGTCGCGACCAAATATCCGCATCTCACCCGCGCGCATTATGAGGCGCTGGGGGTGCAGGCCGAGTGCGTGAAGCTGAATGGCGCGATGGAACTGGCGCCCTCGCTCGGGCTGGCGCGGCGGATCGTCGATCTCGTCTCGTCCGGCGCGACGCTGAAGGCCAATGGCCTCGTTGAAACCGCGAAGATCATGGACATTTCCGCGCGACTCATCGTCAACCGGGCGGCGATGAAGATGCGCGCTGCCGAGCTGGTGCCAATGGTCGAGCGCTTCCGCGCTGCCGTGGAGGCCAGCCGTGCCGCTTGA
- the hisD gene encoding histidinol dehydrogenase, which produces MPLELDARDAGFAAQFEALVNARREADEDVAQAVRDIVRRVRAEGDSALADLTARFDRFDLDAQGWSISAEQCAQAYAQIDAPLRDALNLAAERIATYHAKQKPEDAGWTDEAGVRLGARWNAVEAAGIYVPGGLAAYPSSLLMNAIPAKVAGVERIVMMSPTPGGQLNPAVLAAAHIAGVSEIWRVGGAQAVAALAYGTARIKPVDVIVGPGNAWVAEAKRQVYGVVGIDMVAGPSEIVVVADGKNDPEWIAADLLSQSEHDETSQSILFTDDAAFAKAVAASVEGWLNRLETGARARVSWTNNGAIILVPDLEAALPLVDRLAPEHLELAVDDPQPLFDKVRHAGSVFMGRMTPEAIGDYVAGPNHVLPTGRRARFSSGLSVLDFMKRTSFLQLDARAIGAIGPAALALAQAEGLPAHAASVAVRLK; this is translated from the coding sequence GTGCCGCTTGAGCTGGATGCCCGTGATGCGGGGTTCGCTGCGCAGTTCGAGGCGCTGGTCAACGCCCGGCGCGAGGCGGATGAGGATGTCGCACAGGCTGTGCGCGATATCGTCCGGCGCGTGCGGGCCGAGGGGGACTCCGCGCTGGCCGACCTGACCGCGCGGTTCGACCGTTTCGATCTCGATGCGCAGGGTTGGTCGATCAGCGCCGAACAATGCGCCCAGGCCTATGCGCAGATCGATGCGCCGCTGCGCGATGCGCTCAATCTCGCCGCTGAGCGGATCGCCACCTATCACGCAAAGCAGAAGCCGGAAGATGCCGGCTGGACCGACGAGGCCGGCGTGCGGCTCGGCGCGCGGTGGAACGCCGTGGAAGCGGCGGGCATCTACGTGCCGGGCGGGCTGGCTGCCTATCCCAGCTCGCTGCTGATGAATGCCATTCCGGCCAAGGTCGCCGGGGTCGAGCGCATCGTGATGATGTCGCCCACGCCGGGCGGGCAGCTCAATCCCGCCGTGCTGGCGGCAGCGCATATTGCGGGCGTGAGCGAAATCTGGCGCGTCGGCGGTGCGCAGGCGGTGGCGGCGCTGGCTTATGGCACGGCGCGGATCAAGCCGGTGGACGTCATCGTCGGGCCGGGCAATGCCTGGGTCGCAGAAGCCAAGAGGCAGGTTTACGGCGTGGTCGGCATCGACATGGTAGCAGGGCCGAGCGAGATCGTGGTCGTCGCGGACGGCAAGAACGATCCCGAATGGATCGCCGCCGATCTGCTCAGCCAGTCCGAGCATGACGAGACCAGCCAGTCGATCCTGTTCACCGATGATGCGGCCTTTGCAAAGGCCGTGGCTGCGTCGGTCGAGGGCTGGCTCAATCGGCTCGAAACCGGCGCTCGCGCGCGGGTGAGCTGGACCAACAATGGCGCGATCATCCTAGTGCCGGACCTTGAGGCCGCGCTGCCGCTGGTCGACCGGCTGGCGCCCGAGCATCTCGAACTGGCCGTGGACGATCCGCAGCCGCTGTTCGACAAGGTGCGCCACGCCGGATCGGTGTTCATGGGCCGGATGACGCCCGAGGCGATCGGCGATTATGTCGCGGGGCCGAACCATGTGCTGCCGACCGGGCGGCGCGCGCGCTTCTCCTCCGGCCTCTCCGTGCTGGACTTCATGAAGCGCACGAGCTTCCTCCAACTCGACGCGCGCGCCATCGGCGCCATCGGCCCTGCGGCGCTGGCGCTGGCGCAGGCGGAAGGGCTGCCGGCCCACGCGGCCAGCGTGGCGGTGCGGCTGAAATAG
- the nusB gene encoding transcription antitermination factor NusB, whose protein sequence is MKPTKSKSRSAARLAAVQALYQQEMESTPLPLLLHEFHQHRLGATIEDVTYHPAEQAFFDDVVKGVDARRDEIDQHIIDRLAKGWSMERLDKPMRQILRAGTYELLARADVPTASVISEYVDVAHAFYDKREAGFVNGLLDGIAKSVRS, encoded by the coding sequence ATGAAGCCAACGAAATCAAAGTCCCGCTCTGCGGCGCGGCTGGCGGCCGTGCAGGCGCTCTACCAGCAGGAAATGGAAAGCACGCCGCTGCCGCTGCTGCTCCATGAGTTCCATCAGCACCGCCTCGGCGCTACCATTGAGGACGTGACCTATCACCCGGCCGAACAGGCCTTCTTCGATGATGTGGTGAAGGGCGTGGACGCGCGCCGCGACGAGATCGACCAGCATATCATCGACCGGCTGGCCAAGGGCTGGTCGATGGAGCGCCTCGACAAGCCGATGCGGCAGATCCTGCGCGCCGGCACCTATGAGCTGCTGGCCCGCGCCGACGTGCCCACGGCGAGCGTCATCAGCGAATATGTCGATGTCGCTCACGCCTTCTACGACAAGCGCGAGGCCGGCTTCGTCAACGGCCTGCTCGACGGCATCGCCAAGAGCGTGCGCAGCTAA
- the thiL gene encoding thiamine-phosphate kinase, whose translation MSAEADLLRRLRAMASDLAARGLMDDVAVMPTMGQQLVITSDTMVEGVHFRADDPPETVGWKLAAVNLSDLAAKGAVPVACLLNYGLTGQAGWDEAFLDGLGRALRSFGMHLIGGDTVKLPTGAPRVLSLTAMGEVPANEQVPARTGARPGDRLFVSGPIGDAGAGLALLDEGLKEPAELIRAYRVPTPHITLGQTLSSQAHAMMDVSDGLLIDAQRMALASDCAVEINQVPLSDAYVSLRGNGIEARLAAATHGDDYVLLVALPGTLASPRGLLEVGRFKHGEGLTVRLDGKAVPLPARLGYEHG comes from the coding sequence ATGAGCGCGGAGGCGGACCTTCTCCGCCGTCTGCGCGCCATGGCGAGCGACCTCGCCGCGCGCGGCCTGATGGACGACGTTGCGGTGATGCCCACCATGGGGCAGCAACTCGTCATCACCAGCGACACGATGGTCGAAGGCGTGCATTTCCGCGCCGACGATCCGCCCGAAACCGTCGGCTGGAAGCTGGCGGCGGTCAATCTCTCCGATCTCGCCGCCAAGGGCGCGGTGCCTGTCGCCTGCCTGCTGAACTACGGGCTGACCGGTCAAGCCGGCTGGGACGAGGCGTTTCTGGACGGGCTGGGGCGGGCGTTGCGCAGTTTCGGGATGCACCTCATCGGCGGCGATACCGTAAAGCTGCCGACGGGCGCGCCGCGCGTGCTCAGCCTGACCGCCATGGGCGAGGTGCCGGCGAATGAACAGGTGCCGGCGCGTACCGGCGCGCGACCGGGCGACCGCTTGTTCGTCTCCGGCCCGATCGGCGATGCAGGAGCGGGTCTCGCCTTGCTCGATGAAGGGCTGAAGGAGCCGGCGGAACTGATCCGTGCCTATCGGGTACCAACGCCGCATATCACGCTCGGGCAGACGCTCTCGTCGCAGGCGCATGCGATGATGGACGTCTCCGACGGGTTGCTGATCGATGCGCAGCGCATGGCGCTGGCCAGCGATTGCGCGGTGGAGATCAATCAGGTGCCGCTGTCCGATGCCTATGTGTCGCTGCGCGGGAACGGCATCGAGGCGCGGCTGGCTGCTGCGACGCACGGCGATGATTATGTGCTGCTCGTTGCCTTGCCCGGCACGCTGGCGTCGCCCCGCGGGCTGCTGGAGGTCGGGCGGTTCAAGCACGGCGAGGGGTTGACGGTGCGCCTTGATGGCAAGGCAGTGCCGTTGCCGGCGCGGCTGGGTTACGAGCACGGCTAG